Within Sorangiineae bacterium MSr11367, the genomic segment TGAGGATCTCTGGATATCCGGGAACCTTGCCGCTGCTGTCCATGCTGATTGCAATGGGCATAACGGTAGGCGCATGCGCACTGGAGAGTGGCGGTTTCGGCGCGGTCTCCCCCGACTCGGATAATCGAGATTCTGGCCCGGGCGATGGTGAAGAGGCCGGGGCTGGCGACGATGCCGGCGCCGACGCGACGGTCGCCGATTCCAGCGATGCGTGTCCCAGCACGTGGTACCGCTGCGGCGCGGTTTGCGTGCCCGATTGTTACAAGGATTGCGCGCAAAAGGTCGTTTGCGAGGCGACCAAGGCGTGTGTCTCAGGGTGCGGCTCGTGCGGCCCGGGGAAGAAGCTCTGTTACCAGTGCCCCGACGACGGCGCGCCCTTCGCCAGCTGCGAAGACTCCAAGACGGAGTGCTACGACGGCGTGTACACCGCCTGCAGCTGCAGCACGGTGCCACAGAGCCCGTCCGGCGACCCGTCGAAGTGCCCCGGCGACGACATGGTCTGCCTGCGCCTCAACGAGCAGAACTTCGTCTGCAAGAACTGCGGCGACCGAGAGACGAACGAGAAAGCCTGCGGCAAGACCGGAGGCAGCCGCAAGTGCGAAATCGAAGACGAGGGTGCCAAATGCAAGTAGCTACCGCGTCGCCGGGCGCCAGCCATCGGCGGTGAAGCGTTGCGGATCGCGTTCGCCGTCGAGGAGGATGCCGCCATCGTCCCAAACGCGGATGCCGTCGAGGTAGACGCCGCGGCCGGAGTACACCTTGTCGGTGACGTAGCGCCATCGGAGCGCGACATCGTGCGATGCACCGGCCACGGGAAGCGCGGCGTCGACGAACCACCACGCGCGGTGCCCTTCGCCCGAGAGGGCGGTGACCGTGCTGTCCGGGGCGCCGGTGCCGTAGGCGCGGGCCGACACGGCCTGCCAGCTCGCTCCGTGATCGACGCTGGATTCGAAGAGCAGCGTGTCCGTCGGCTCGGTGTCCACGAAGACGTGGAAGGTCGCATGCGCCGGGCCGCTACCGCGCGTTCGAAGATCCGCGGTGGCCAAGGTGGCCGTGCGCTCTTCGCCCACGCCGGAGAACCATGCATCGCGCCCTTGGAGCGGTCGAACGGCCAGCGCTTGCGCGAGCCCCTGCGCGACCGCGCGCCGTGACGGATTGTTCGAGCCCCAGTCCCGCGTGGGGTGAACGCGGTTGGTCAGCAGAATGGCGATGGATCGCGATTGGAAATCCACCACGAACGACGTCCCGGTAAATCCGGTATGCCCCGCCGTTCGCATGCTCGACAGGCCATCCATGTACCACATCTGATCGAGCTCGAACCCCAGGCCGTGCGCATTGCCAGGGAATGCGCCGTTGTTGTCCGTGAGCATCTGGTCGATGGTCGACGCGCGCAAGATGCGGCGCCCTCGGTACGTGCCGCCGTTGAGCAAGGCTTGCCCCAACACGGCCATGTCCGCCGCGGTGGAGAAGATGCCCGCATGACCGGCCACACCGCCGAGCGCCCACGTGTTCTCGTCGTGCACTTCGCCGCGCACCATGCCCCGCGGGGGGACGCTCTCGTATTCCGTGGCCGCGGCACGATTGCGCGCGGAGGGGTTGTACCCCGTATCCACCATGCCCAGCGGTGCGGTGATTCCCTCGCGCACCAGCACGTCCAGCGGCCGCCCCGCCACGCGCTCGCAGAGCACGCCGAGCGCAATCAGGTTCAGATCCGAATAGAGGTACTTGGTGCCCGGTTCGTTCAGCAGCTTGGCCTCGAGCGCCGCCTTGATGCGCGACGGCTTGTCCGGCCAATCGCGCCAAAGCGGAAGTCCCGACGGCAGCCCCGAAGTATGCGTGAGAAGCCGCCGCACGCTGATGGCCTCTTTGCCATTGGCCGCGAACTCCGGCACGTACCGGCTCACCGGAGCATCCAGATCGACCCGCCGTGCCTCCACCTGTTGCATGACCAAGATGGAGGTGAACAGCTTGGACACCGAGGCCATGTCGAAGAGCGTGTCGGCCTGCATGGGCACCCACTGCTCACGCGGCAGCTCAGTTCCCGCCTTGTCCGCGTAGCGCAGCGCATGGCCGGTGACGTCGTGCGTGACCACGACCCCATCGTGCACGAGCATGGTGACCGCGCCGCCGAACATGGGATGCGCCGTGCCCTGCGCCTCCGTCCACGCGTGCACCTTCTGCAATGCCGTTTGAATCGGCGCGGGATCCAGCCCCACCTGCTCGGGAGTGCCCCGGCGCAAGGTGGTCCACGGCGATGCATATCCGCCCTGGGGCCGATCGAACCGCCCACTCGCACCAAAGAAGCCGTCTGCTGACGTAGGCCCGCTGACGGTGCTGATCGCGAGGAGGCCGGCCAGGCCGACGAGGGTGCGAAGGTGGTTTAAGCGCATGGATCATCCATAGAGCAAATACGGCGCGCGTTGTTTACGAAATGCGGAAAGCTCGGCCTGCCATGCGTCAATCACATCGTTTGCGCTGGCGCCGGCATCGACCATCGTGCGCAGCCGATCGGAGCCGAACAACTTGTCGACGAACTTGTCGGATCGCCATGCAAAGACGCTTGGAAAGAGCTGTTTGACGCTGACCAGCATGGCCATGGTCGTCCTGATCGGCTCGAACGTGGCGCGATC encodes:
- a CDS encoding serine hydrolase, which translates into the protein MRLNHLRTLVGLAGLLAISTVSGPTSADGFFGASGRFDRPQGGYASPWTTLRRGTPEQVGLDPAPIQTALQKVHAWTEAQGTAHPMFGGAVTMLVHDGVVVTHDVTGHALRYADKAGTELPREQWVPMQADTLFDMASVSKLFTSILVMQQVEARRVDLDAPVSRYVPEFAANGKEAISVRRLLTHTSGLPSGLPLWRDWPDKPSRIKAALEAKLLNEPGTKYLYSDLNLIALGVLCERVAGRPLDVLVREGITAPLGMVDTGYNPSARNRAAATEYESVPPRGMVRGEVHDENTWALGGVAGHAGIFSTAADMAVLGQALLNGGTYRGRRILRASTIDQMLTDNNGAFPGNAHGLGFELDQMWYMDGLSSMRTAGHTGFTGTSFVVDFQSRSIAILLTNRVHPTRDWGSNNPSRRAVAQGLAQALAVRPLQGRDAWFSGVGEERTATLATADLRTRGSGPAHATFHVFVDTEPTDTLLFESSVDHGASWQAVSARAYGTGAPDSTVTALSGEGHRAWWFVDAALPVAGASHDVALRWRYVTDKVYSGRGVYLDGIRVWDDGGILLDGERDPQRFTADGWRPATR